A stretch of Dryobates pubescens isolate bDryPub1 chromosome 24, bDryPub1.pri, whole genome shotgun sequence DNA encodes these proteins:
- the PCDH10 gene encoding protocadherin-10 isoform X1 translates to MIVLFLFALLWMVEGALCQLHYTVQEEQEHGTFVGNIAEDLGLDITKLSARRFQTAPNSRSPYLELNLETGVLYVNEKIDREQICKQNPSCLLHLEVFLENPLELFRVEIEVLDINDNPPSFPEPDLTVEISESATPGTRFPLESAFDPDVGTNSLRTYEITPNSYFSLDVQTQGDGNRFAELVLDKPLDREQQAVHRYVLTAVDGGQPQQRTGTALLTIRVLDSNDNVPAFEQPVYTVSLPENSPPGTLVLQLNATDPDEGQNGEVIYSFSSHISARARELFGIAPRTGRLEVNGELDYEESSVYQVYVQAKDLGPNAVPAHCKVLVRVLDANDNAPEISFSTVKEAVSEAAAPGTVVALFSVSDRDSEENGQVQCELLQGDAPFRLKSSFKNYYTIVTEGPLDREQPGGDAYTLTVVARDRGEPPLSTSKSIQVRVSDVNDNAPRFSQPVYQVYVSENNVPGAYIYAVSATDRDQGANAQLAYSILESQIQGMSVFTYVSINSENGFLYALRSFDYEQLKEFSFQVEARDAGEEPQPLAGNATVNIIVVDQNDNAPAIVSPLPGRNGTPAREALPRGAEPGYLVSRVAAVDADDGENARLTYSIVRGNEASLFRMDWRTGELRTARRVPAKRDPQRPYELVIEVRDHGQPPLSSTAAIQVVLVDGAGERPGGGGGLGAGAGVGGGGGGGGSGEHRPSRSGGDTSLDLTLILIIALGSVSFIFLLAMIVLAVRCQKEKKLNIYTCLASDCCLGCCCCCPCCSRQARARKKKLSKSDIMLVQSSNVPSNPAQVPVEESGSFGSHHHNQNYCYQVCLTPESAKTDLMFLKPCSPSRSTDAEHNPCGAIVTGYADQQPDIISNGSILSSETKHQRAELSYLVDRPRRVNSSAFQEADIVSSKDSGHGDSEQGDSDHDATNRGQSSGMDLFSNCTEECKALGHSDRCWMPSFVPSDGRQAADYRSNLHVPGMDSVPDTEVFETPEAQPGAERSFSTFGKEKALHNTLERKELDGLLSNTRAPYKPPYLKHGWQQSNPHPTSPSPSPSRVSHPLPGCTTTKALAISGSQSGL, encoded by the exons ATGATTGTGCTATTCCTCTTTGCCTTGCTCTGGATGGTGGAGGGGGCCCTTTGCCAGCTCCATTACACGGtgcaggaagagcaggagcaTGGCACGTTCGTGGGGAATATCGCCGAGGACCTGGGCTTGGACATTACAAAACTTTCGGCTCGCCGTTTCCAGACGGCGCCCAACTCCCGCAGCCCTTACCTGGAGCTCAACCTGGAAACCGGGGTGCTCTACGTGAATGAGAAGATCGACCGGGAGCAGATCTGCAAGCAgaacccctcctgcctgctgcacctgGAGGTCTTTCTGGAGAACCCCCTCGAGCTGTTCCGGGTGGAGATCGAGGTGCTGGACATCAACGACAatcccccctccttcccagaGCCCGACCTGACGGTGGAGATCTCGGAGAGCGCGACGCCGGGCACCCGCTTCCCCCTGGAGAGTGCCTTCGACCCCGACGTGGGCACCAACTCGCTGCGCACCTACGAGATTACCCCCAACAGCTACTTCTCCCTCGACGTGCAGACGCAGGGGGACGGCAACCGCTTCGCCGAGCTGGTGCTGGACAAGCCCTTGGACCGGGAGCAGCAAGCCGTGCACCGCTACGTGCTGACCGCGGTGGACGgcgggcagccccagcagcgcaCCGGCACCGCCCTGCTCACCATCAGGGTGTTGGACTCCAACGATAACGTCCCCGCCTTCGAGCAACCCGTCTACACCGTGTCGCTGCCGGAGAACTCGCCGCCGGGCAccctggtgctgcagctcaACGCCACCGACCCCGATGAGGGCCAGAACGGCGAAGTGATCTACTCCTTCAGCAGCCACATCTCGGCCCGCGCCCGGGAGCTCTTCGGCATCGCACCGCGCACCGGGCGGCTGGAGGTGAACGGCGAACTCGACTACGAGGAGAGCAGTGTGTACCAGGTGTACGTGCAAGCCAAAGACCTGGGGCCAAACGCCGTGCCTGCGCACTGCAAGGTGCTGGTGCGGGTGCTGGACGCCAACGACAACGCGCCCGAGATCAGCTTCTCCACCGTCAAAGAGGCGGTGAGCGAGGCGGCGGCGCCGGGCACCGTGGTGGCTCTCTTCAGTGTCTCGGACCGCGACTCGGAGGAGAACGGACAGGTGCAGTGCGAGCTGTTGCAGGGCGACGCGCCCTTCCGCCTCAAGAGCTCCTTCAAGAACTACTACACCATCGTCACCGAGGGGCCCCTGGACCGCGAGCAGCCGGGCGGAGACGCCTACACCCTCACCGTGGTGGCCCGGGACCGCGGCGAGCCGCCGCTGAGCACCAGCAAGTCCATCCAGGTGCGGGTGAGCGACGTGAACGACAACGCACCGCGCTTCAGTCAGCCCGTCTACCAGGTCTACGTGAGCGAGAACAACGTGCCCGGCGCCTACATCTACGCTGTCAGCGCCACCGACCGGGACCAGGGCGCCAACGCCCAGCTCGCCTACTCCATCCTGGAGAGCCAGATCCAGGGCATGTCCGTCTTCACCTACGTCTCCATCAACTCCGAGAACGGTTTCCTCTACGCCCTCCGCTCTTTCGACTACGAGCAGCTCAAGGAGTTCAGCTTCCAGGTGGAGGCCCGCGACGCCGGCGAGGAGCCTCAGCCGCTGGCCGGCAACGCCACCGTCAACATCATCGTGGTGGACCAGAATGACAACGCCCCCGCCATCGTCAGTCCCCTGCCCGGCCGCAATGGCACCCCGGCGCGGGAGGCGCTGCCCCGCGGCGCCGAGCCGGGCTACCTGGTGAGCCGGGTGGCGGCGGTGGACGCCGACGACGGGGAGAATGCGCGCCTCACCTACAGCATCGTGCGGGGCAACGAGGCCAGCCTCTTTCGCATGGACTGGCGCACCGGGGAGCTGCGGACGGCGCGCAGGGTGCCGGCCAAGCGCGATCCCCAGCGCCCCTACGAGCTGGTCATCGAGGTGCGCGACCATGGGCAGCCGCCGCTGTCCTCCACCGCAGCCATCCaggtggtgctggtggacggCGCGGGCGAGCGGCCCGGCGGTGGGGGCGGCCTGGGCGCGGGGGCGGGTgtggggggcggcgggggcggcggcggctccggcGAGCACCGTCCCAGCCGCTCCGGAGGCGACACCTCGCTTGACCTCACTCTCATCCTTATCATCGCCCTGGGCTCCGTCTCCTTCatcttcctgctggccatgatCGTCCTGGCCGTGCGCTGccagaaggagaagaagctCAACATCTACACCTGCCTGGCCAGCgactgctgcctgggctgctgctgctgctgcccctgctgcagtcgCCAGGCGCGGGCCCGCAAGAAGAAGCTCAGCAAGTCGGACATCATGCTGGTGCAGAGCTCCAACGTGCCCAGCAACCCGGCGCAGGTACCAGTGGAGGAGTCGGGCAGCTTCggctctcaccaccacaaccaGAACTACTGCTACCAGGTCTGCCTCACCCCAGAGTCCGCCAAGACTGACCTGATGTTCCTTAAGCCGTGTAGTCCCTCCCGCAGCACCGACGCCGAGCACAACCCTTGTGGGGCCATCGTCACCGGCTACGCCGACCAACAGCCCGATATCATCTCCAACGGCAGCATTTTGTCCAGTGAG acAAAACATCAGCGTGCTGAGCTCAGTTACCTAGTTGACAGACCCCGACGAGTAAACAG TTCTGCATTCCAGGAAGCAGACATAGTAAGCTCTAAGGACAGTGGTCATGGAGACAGTGAGCAAGGAGACAGTGATCATGATGCCACTAATCGAGGTCAATCCTCTG GCATGGATCTCTTCTCCAATTGCACAGAGGAATGTAAAGCACTGGGCCACTCAGATCGGTGCTGGATGCCTTCCTTTGTTCCATCTGATGGACGCCAAGCTGCAGATTACCGCAGCAATCTGCATGTACCTGGCATGGACTCCGTTCCAGACACTGAAGTGTTTGAAACACCAGAAGCCCAGCCGGGGGCAGaaaggtccttctccaccttCGGCAAAGAGAAGGCCCTTCACAACACTCTGGAGAGGAAGGAGTTGGATGGACTGCTGTCTAATACACGAGCGCCTTACAAACCACCATATTTGA AACATGGGTGGCAGCAGAGTAATCCCCATCCtacatcccccagccccagccccagccgtgTGTCTCACCCTTTGCCTGGATGCACCACTACCAAGG CACTTGCCATCTCTGGATCTCAAAGTGGATTATAA